A portion of the Pan troglodytes isolate AG18354 chromosome 10, NHGRI_mPanTro3-v2.0_pri, whole genome shotgun sequence genome contains these proteins:
- the POC1B gene encoding POC1 centriolar protein homolog B isoform X1, with the protein MAWCVATADPAHTSRPLFTGLAVSRGSAGHAWSAGFDWAAVVVVTGRRCRSGQTVPGAARSPLLPHPLPSPLRVPPPTGALGRPLPRWPQPRRTPFWSVISKATKLRSPPWTSAPTASNLLLVSTFHASAGAGRARELGSRRLSDLQKNTDDLSRPLYKKPPADSHALGEWGKASKLQLNEDELKQQEELIERYAINIYLSDRISLHRHIEDKRMYECKSQKFNYRTLPTTSVIIAFYNEAWSTLLRTIHSVLETSPAVLLKEIILVDDLSDRVYLKTQLETYISNLDRVRLIRTNKREGLVRARLIGATFATGDVLTFLDCHCECNSGWLEPLLERIGRDETAVVCPVIDTIDWNTFEFYMQTGEPMIGGFDWRLTFQWHSVPKQERDRRISRIDPIRSPTMAGGLFAVSKKYFQYLGTYDTGMEVWGGENLELSFRVWQCGGKLEIHPCSHVGHVFPKRAPYARPNFLQNTARAAEVWMDEYKEHFYNRNPPARKEAYGDISERKLLRERLRCKSFDWYLKNVFPNLHVPEDRPGWHGAIRSRGISSECLDYNSPDNNPTGANLSLFGCHGQGGNQFFEYTSNKEIRFNSVTELCAEVPEQKNYVGMQNCPKDGFPVPANIIWHFKEDGTIFHPHSGLCLSAYRTPEGRPDVQMRTCDALDKNQIWSFEK; encoded by the exons ATGGCTTGGTGTGTGGCCACAGCTGACCCGGCGCATACCTCCCGTCCTCTCTTTACAGGGCTGGCGGTGTCTCGGGGCTCGGCTGGCCATGCCTGGAGCGCGGGGTTTGACTGGGCCGCCGTTGTTGTAGTGACCGGGAGGCGCTGCCGCTCTGGGCAGACGGTTCCGGGAGCCGCACggtcccctctccttccccatcccctcccctcccctctccggGTTCCCCCACCCACAGGAGCCTTGGGCCGACCACTCCCCCGATGGCCTCAGCCACG GAGGACCCCGTTCTGGAGCGTTATTTCAAAGGCCACAAAGCTGCGATCACCTCCTTGGACCTCAGCCCCAACGGCAAGCAACTTG CTCTTGGTCTCCACTTTTCATGCCTCCGCAGGAGCCGGCCGTGCCAGGGAGCTGGGGTCAAGAAGGCTCTCAGACCTCCAGAAAAATACGGACGATTTGTCTCGGCCGCTTTATAAGAAGCCCCCTGCAGATTCCCATGCACTTGGggagtgggggaaagccagcaaaCTCCAGCTCAACGAGGATGAACTGAAGCAGCAAGAAGAACTCATTGAGAGATACGCCATCAATATTTACCTCAGTGACAGGATTTCCCTGCATCGACACATAGAGGATAAAAGAATGTATGAGTGTAAGTCCCAGAAGTTCAACTATAGGACACTTCCTACCACCTCTGTTATCATTGCTTTCTATAACGAAGCCTGGTCGACTTTGCTCCGTACCATTCACAGTGTTTTAGAAACTTCTCCTGCAGTTCTTTTGAAAGAGATCATCTTGGTGGATGACTTGAGTGACAGAGTTTATTTGAAGACACAACTTGAAACTTACATCAGCAATCTTGATAGAGTACGCTTGATTAGGACCAATAAGCGAGAGGGGCTGGTTAGGGCCCGTCTGATTGGGGCCACTTTCGCCACTGGGGACGTCCTCACTTTCCTGGATTGTCACTGTGAGTGTAATTCCGGTTGGCTGGAACCGCTTTTGGAAAGGATTGGGAGAGATGAAACAGCAGTTGTGTGTCCTGTTATAGACACAATTGATTGGAATACTTTTGAATTCTATATGCAGACAGGGGAGCCCATGATTGGTGGGTTTGACTGGCGTTTAACATTTCAGTGGCATTCTGTCCCCAAACAGGAAAGGGACAGGCGGATATCAAGAATTGACCCCATCAGATCACCTACCATGGCTGGAGGACTGTTTGCTGTCAGCAAGAAATATTTTCAGTACCTTGGAACGTATGACACAGGAATGGAAGTGTGGGGAGGTGAAAACCTTGAGCTGTCTTTTAGGGTGTGGCAGTGTGGTGGCAAATTGGAGATCCACCCGTGTTCCCACGTGGGCCATGTGTTCCCCAAGCGGGCACCATATGCTCGCCCCAATTTCCTACAGAATACTGCTCGGGCAGCAGAAGTTTGGATGGATGAGTACAAAGAGCACTTCTACAATAGAAACCCTCCAGCAAGAAAAGAAGCTTATGGTgatatttctgaaagaaaattacTACGAGAGCGGTTGAGATGCAAGAGCTTTGACTGGTATTTGAAAAACGTTTTTCCTAATTTACATGTTCCAGAGGATAGACCAGGCTGGCATGGGGCTATTCGCAGTAGAGGGATCTCGTCTGAATGTTTAGATTATAATTCTCCTGACAACAACCCCACAGGTGCTAACCTTTCACTGTTTGGATGCCATGGTCAAGGAGGCAATCAATTCTTTGAATATACTTCAAACAAAGAAataaggtttaattctgtgacagAGTTATGTGCAGAGGTACCTGAGCAAAAAAATTATGTAGGAATGCAAAATTGTCCCAAAGATGGGTTCCCTGTACCAGCAAACATTATTTGGCATTTTAAAGAAGATGGAACTATTTTTCACCCACACTCAGGACTGTGTCTTAGTGCTTATCGGACACCGGAGGGCCGACCTGATGTACAAATGAGAACTTGTGATGCTCTAGATAAAAATCAAATTTGGAGTTTTGAGAAATAG
- the POC1B gene encoding POC1 centriolar protein homolog B isoform X2: MASATEDPVLERYFKGHKAAITSLDLSPNGKQLGAGRARELGSRRLSDLQKNTDDLSRPLYKKPPADSHALGEWGKASKLQLNEDELKQQEELIERYAINIYLSDRISLHRHIEDKRMYECKSQKFNYRTLPTTSVIIAFYNEAWSTLLRTIHSVLETSPAVLLKEIILVDDLSDRVYLKTQLETYISNLDRVRLIRTNKREGLVRARLIGATFATGDVLTFLDCHCECNSGWLEPLLERIGRDETAVVCPVIDTIDWNTFEFYMQTGEPMIGGFDWRLTFQWHSVPKQERDRRISRIDPIRSPTMAGGLFAVSKKYFQYLGTYDTGMEVWGGENLELSFRVWQCGGKLEIHPCSHVGHVFPKRAPYARPNFLQNTARAAEVWMDEYKEHFYNRNPPARKEAYGDISERKLLRERLRCKSFDWYLKNVFPNLHVPEDRPGWHGAIRSRGISSECLDYNSPDNNPTGANLSLFGCHGQGGNQFFEYTSNKEIRFNSVTELCAEVPEQKNYVGMQNCPKDGFPVPANIIWHFKEDGTIFHPHSGLCLSAYRTPEGRPDVQMRTCDALDKNQIWSFEK, translated from the exons ATGGCCTCAGCCACG GAGGACCCCGTTCTGGAGCGTTATTTCAAAGGCCACAAAGCTGCGATCACCTCCTTGGACCTCAGCCCCAACGGCAAGCAACTTG GAGCCGGCCGTGCCAGGGAGCTGGGGTCAAGAAGGCTCTCAGACCTCCAGAAAAATACGGACGATTTGTCTCGGCCGCTTTATAAGAAGCCCCCTGCAGATTCCCATGCACTTGGggagtgggggaaagccagcaaaCTCCAGCTCAACGAGGATGAACTGAAGCAGCAAGAAGAACTCATTGAGAGATACGCCATCAATATTTACCTCAGTGACAGGATTTCCCTGCATCGACACATAGAGGATAAAAGAATGTATGAGTGTAAGTCCCAGAAGTTCAACTATAGGACACTTCCTACCACCTCTGTTATCATTGCTTTCTATAACGAAGCCTGGTCGACTTTGCTCCGTACCATTCACAGTGTTTTAGAAACTTCTCCTGCAGTTCTTTTGAAAGAGATCATCTTGGTGGATGACTTGAGTGACAGAGTTTATTTGAAGACACAACTTGAAACTTACATCAGCAATCTTGATAGAGTACGCTTGATTAGGACCAATAAGCGAGAGGGGCTGGTTAGGGCCCGTCTGATTGGGGCCACTTTCGCCACTGGGGACGTCCTCACTTTCCTGGATTGTCACTGTGAGTGTAATTCCGGTTGGCTGGAACCGCTTTTGGAAAGGATTGGGAGAGATGAAACAGCAGTTGTGTGTCCTGTTATAGACACAATTGATTGGAATACTTTTGAATTCTATATGCAGACAGGGGAGCCCATGATTGGTGGGTTTGACTGGCGTTTAACATTTCAGTGGCATTCTGTCCCCAAACAGGAAAGGGACAGGCGGATATCAAGAATTGACCCCATCAGATCACCTACCATGGCTGGAGGACTGTTTGCTGTCAGCAAGAAATATTTTCAGTACCTTGGAACGTATGACACAGGAATGGAAGTGTGGGGAGGTGAAAACCTTGAGCTGTCTTTTAGGGTGTGGCAGTGTGGTGGCAAATTGGAGATCCACCCGTGTTCCCACGTGGGCCATGTGTTCCCCAAGCGGGCACCATATGCTCGCCCCAATTTCCTACAGAATACTGCTCGGGCAGCAGAAGTTTGGATGGATGAGTACAAAGAGCACTTCTACAATAGAAACCCTCCAGCAAGAAAAGAAGCTTATGGTgatatttctgaaagaaaattacTACGAGAGCGGTTGAGATGCAAGAGCTTTGACTGGTATTTGAAAAACGTTTTTCCTAATTTACATGTTCCAGAGGATAGACCAGGCTGGCATGGGGCTATTCGCAGTAGAGGGATCTCGTCTGAATGTTTAGATTATAATTCTCCTGACAACAACCCCACAGGTGCTAACCTTTCACTGTTTGGATGCCATGGTCAAGGAGGCAATCAATTCTTTGAATATACTTCAAACAAAGAAataaggtttaattctgtgacagAGTTATGTGCAGAGGTACCTGAGCAAAAAAATTATGTAGGAATGCAAAATTGTCCCAAAGATGGGTTCCCTGTACCAGCAAACATTATTTGGCATTTTAAAGAAGATGGAACTATTTTTCACCCACACTCAGGACTGTGTCTTAGTGCTTATCGGACACCGGAGGGCCGACCTGATGTACAAATGAGAACTTGTGATGCTCTAGATAAAAATCAAATTTGGAGTTTTGAGAAATAG